A genomic segment from Drosophila miranda strain MSH22 chromosome 3, D.miranda_PacBio2.1, whole genome shotgun sequence encodes:
- the LOC108158282 gene encoding uncharacterized protein LOC108158282 has translation MEKMRPYEMQGMLVRIAIAGLSLTVSIVILLLFPTWEQPRESWEISVWYYVCLLQAIGGVLLVVGSLKANHWLFLPWVVAAIVFIYTLLYKTVNYYCYLQGKLLVVVIPLFYIIAGFWLYFLCDVFQDFLDLHRKSSPQILSHDPNSPLAVLDSHSP, from the exons ATGGAGAAAATGCGCCCATATGAAATGCAAGGAATGCTCGTACGCATTGCCATCGCGGGCCTCTCGTTGACCGTCTCCATTGTCATCCTGTTGCTGTTCCCCACCTGGGAGCAGCCCCGCGAGTCCTGGGAGATCTCTGTGTGGTATTACGTCTGCCTGCTGCAGGCGATCGGCGGAGTGCTCCTCGTCGTGGGCTCCCTGAAG GCTAATCATTGGCTGTTCCTGCCCTGGGTGGTGGCGGCTATCGTATTTATCTACACTCTGCTCTACAAAACCGTGAACTACTATTGCTATCTGCAGGGAAAACTGCTGGTTGTGGTAATCCCCCTTTTTTACATCATTGCGG GTTTTTGGCTCTACTTTCTGTGCGATGTCTTCCAGGACTTTCTCGACTTGCATCGCAAATCCTCTCCGCAGATCCTCAGTCACGACCCAAATAGTCCTCTTGCTGTTTTAGATTCACATTCTCCTTGA